The following are encoded together in the Lathyrus oleraceus cultivar Zhongwan6 chromosome 3, CAAS_Psat_ZW6_1.0, whole genome shotgun sequence genome:
- the LOC127127146 gene encoding uncharacterized protein LOC127127146 isoform X2, with protein sequence MANPEAKLETFLQWLQANRVELRGCNIKYCDSRKGFGIFSDKDVSDGIMLVVPLELAITPMRVLQDPFLGPECRALFEEGDVDDRFLMMLFLTVERLRKGSLWKPYLDMLPTTFGNTLWFSEEELQELRGTNLYRATELQKKSLLNLYETKVKDLAKKLLNLDGDSEIEVCFEDFLWANSVFWSRALNIPMPRSYVFPEMQDVHQSGTPEADKKGSEVTQSDDLTKETTHSTVHGDTVWVEGLVPGIDFCNHDLKPIATWEVDGIGLTTGVPVSMYLLSAAQSPLQIDREISISYGNKGNEELLYLYGFVIDGNTDDYLMVHYPTEAINTISFSESKSQLLEVQKAEMRCLLPKTLLDNGFFPLGTKNSGVNNQCNQVCNYSWSGQRKIPSYVNKLVFPEKFMATLRTIAMQEDELFKVSSMLEELVGPEGERQLSDTDVQSAIWEVCGDSGALQVLVDLLHVKLMDLEEHSGTEESDVELLKKALIIDSPEDSKQTGNDSEGTKMMTRNKWSAIVYRRGQKQLTRLFLNEAEHALQLSMNEEMSVP encoded by the exons ATGGCGAACCCAGAAGCAAAGCTCGAAACTTTCTTGCAGTGGCTCCAG GCAAATAGGGTGGAGCTACGAGGTTGCAATATCAAGTACTGTGATTCCAGAAAAGGGTTCGGCATCTTTTCTGATAAAGATGTTTCTGATG GGATTATGTTGGTTGTTCCACTAGAGTTAGCAATTACTCCCATGAGGGTGTTGCAAGATCCTTTTCTAGGACCAGAATGTAGAGCATTGTTTGAAGAAGGAGATGTAGATGACAGGTTCTTAATGATGCTGTTTTTGACCGTGGAGCGTTTGCGTAAGGGTTCTCTATGGAAGCC GTACCTTGATATGCTGCCAACCACTTTCGGAAATACACTTTGGTTTAGTGAAGAAGAACTTCAAGAGCTGAGAGGAACTAACTTGTATCGTGCAACTGAGTTACAG AAGAAAAGCCTGTTGAATTTATATGAAACTAAAGTGAAGGATTTAGCGAAGAAACTTTTGAATCTTGACGGAGATTCTGAGAT TGAGGTGTGCTTTGAAGATTTCCTGTG GGCAAATTCAGTTTTTTGGAGCCGTGCTTTGAATATTCCAATGCCTCGTTCTTATGTATTTCCTGAGATGCAAGATGTTCATCAAAGTGGCACTCCAGAAGCTGATAAAAAGG GCAGTGAGGTTACACAATCGGATGATCTAACCAAGGAAACGACACATAGCACAGTGCATGGAGACACCGTTTGGGTTGAGGGTCTTGTCCCTGGTATTGACTTTTGCAACCATG ATTTGAAGCCAATAGCAACATGGGAAGTTGATGGAATTGGCTTAACAACAGGAGTTCCAGTCTCGATGTATCTTCTTTCCG CTGCTCAAAGTCCCTTGCAGATTGATCGAGAAATTTCCATTAGTTATGGCAACAAGGGAAATGAG GAACTTCTATATCTGTATGGCTTTGTCATTGATGGTAACACAGATGACTACCTCATG GTCCATTATCCCACAGAAGCAATAAATACTATTTCTTTTTCCGAGTCTAAAAGCCAGCTTCTTGAAGTGCAG AAAGCTGAAATGAGATGTCTTTTACCGAAAACTCTACTGGATAATGGATTTTTTCCATTAGGCACCAAAAACAGCGGGGTAAATAACCAGTGCAACCAAGTTTGCAACTATAGTTGGAGTGGTCAGCGCAAGATTCCATCTTATGTAAACAAACTCGTTTTTCCTGAGAAATTTATGGCTACCTTAAGGACCATAGCCATGCAAGAGGACGAGCTTTTCAAGGTTTCCTCAATGCTAGAAGAG CTTGTTGGACCTGAAGGGGAAAGACAGTTATCAGATACAGATGTCCAATCTGCAATATGGGAAGTTTGTGGTGATTCCGGAGCTTTACAAGTCCTAGTCGATCTTCTTCATGTCAA GTTAATGGATCTTGAAGAGCATTCTGGAACCGAGGAAAGTGACGTTGAATTGCTCAAGAAAGCCCTTATCATTGATAGCCCGGAAGATAGCAAACA AACGGGAAATGACTCGGAGGGAACAAAGATGATGACTAGAAACAAATGGTCTGCTATTGTATATAGGCGAGGTCAAAAGCAGCTAACTCGATTATTCTTGAATGAAGCAGAACATGCTCTGCAGTTATCAATGAATGAAGAGATGAGCGTTCCTTGA
- the LOC127127146 gene encoding uncharacterized protein LOC127127146 isoform X1, producing the protein MANPEAKLETFLQWLQANRVELRGCNIKYCDSRKGFGIFSDKDVSDGIMLVVPLELAITPMRVLQDPFLGPECRALFEEGDVDDRFLMMLFLTVERLRKGSLWKPYLDMLPTTFGNTLWFSEEELQELRGTNLYRATELQKKSLLNLYETKVKDLAKKLLNLDGDSEIEVCFEDFLWANSVFWSRALNIPMPRSYVFPEMQDVHQSGTPEADKKGYSISLIEVTQSDDLTKETTHSTVHGDTVWVEGLVPGIDFCNHDLKPIATWEVDGIGLTTGVPVSMYLLSAAQSPLQIDREISISYGNKGNEELLYLYGFVIDGNTDDYLMVHYPTEAINTISFSESKSQLLEVQKAEMRCLLPKTLLDNGFFPLGTKNSGVNNQCNQVCNYSWSGQRKIPSYVNKLVFPEKFMATLRTIAMQEDELFKVSSMLEELVGPEGERQLSDTDVQSAIWEVCGDSGALQVLVDLLHVKLMDLEEHSGTEESDVELLKKALIIDSPEDSKQTGNDSEGTKMMTRNKWSAIVYRRGQKQLTRLFLNEAEHALQLSMNEEMSVP; encoded by the exons ATGGCGAACCCAGAAGCAAAGCTCGAAACTTTCTTGCAGTGGCTCCAG GCAAATAGGGTGGAGCTACGAGGTTGCAATATCAAGTACTGTGATTCCAGAAAAGGGTTCGGCATCTTTTCTGATAAAGATGTTTCTGATG GGATTATGTTGGTTGTTCCACTAGAGTTAGCAATTACTCCCATGAGGGTGTTGCAAGATCCTTTTCTAGGACCAGAATGTAGAGCATTGTTTGAAGAAGGAGATGTAGATGACAGGTTCTTAATGATGCTGTTTTTGACCGTGGAGCGTTTGCGTAAGGGTTCTCTATGGAAGCC GTACCTTGATATGCTGCCAACCACTTTCGGAAATACACTTTGGTTTAGTGAAGAAGAACTTCAAGAGCTGAGAGGAACTAACTTGTATCGTGCAACTGAGTTACAG AAGAAAAGCCTGTTGAATTTATATGAAACTAAAGTGAAGGATTTAGCGAAGAAACTTTTGAATCTTGACGGAGATTCTGAGAT TGAGGTGTGCTTTGAAGATTTCCTGTG GGCAAATTCAGTTTTTTGGAGCCGTGCTTTGAATATTCCAATGCCTCGTTCTTATGTATTTCCTGAGATGCAAGATGTTCATCAAAGTGGCACTCCAGAAGCTGATAAAAAGGGTTATTCAATCTCTCTCAT TGAGGTTACACAATCGGATGATCTAACCAAGGAAACGACACATAGCACAGTGCATGGAGACACCGTTTGGGTTGAGGGTCTTGTCCCTGGTATTGACTTTTGCAACCATG ATTTGAAGCCAATAGCAACATGGGAAGTTGATGGAATTGGCTTAACAACAGGAGTTCCAGTCTCGATGTATCTTCTTTCCG CTGCTCAAAGTCCCTTGCAGATTGATCGAGAAATTTCCATTAGTTATGGCAACAAGGGAAATGAG GAACTTCTATATCTGTATGGCTTTGTCATTGATGGTAACACAGATGACTACCTCATG GTCCATTATCCCACAGAAGCAATAAATACTATTTCTTTTTCCGAGTCTAAAAGCCAGCTTCTTGAAGTGCAG AAAGCTGAAATGAGATGTCTTTTACCGAAAACTCTACTGGATAATGGATTTTTTCCATTAGGCACCAAAAACAGCGGGGTAAATAACCAGTGCAACCAAGTTTGCAACTATAGTTGGAGTGGTCAGCGCAAGATTCCATCTTATGTAAACAAACTCGTTTTTCCTGAGAAATTTATGGCTACCTTAAGGACCATAGCCATGCAAGAGGACGAGCTTTTCAAGGTTTCCTCAATGCTAGAAGAG CTTGTTGGACCTGAAGGGGAAAGACAGTTATCAGATACAGATGTCCAATCTGCAATATGGGAAGTTTGTGGTGATTCCGGAGCTTTACAAGTCCTAGTCGATCTTCTTCATGTCAA GTTAATGGATCTTGAAGAGCATTCTGGAACCGAGGAAAGTGACGTTGAATTGCTCAAGAAAGCCCTTATCATTGATAGCCCGGAAGATAGCAAACA AACGGGAAATGACTCGGAGGGAACAAAGATGATGACTAGAAACAAATGGTCTGCTATTGTATATAGGCGAGGTCAAAAGCAGCTAACTCGATTATTCTTGAATGAAGCAGAACATGCTCTGCAGTTATCAATGAATGAAGAGATGAGCGTTCCTTGA
- the LOC127127146 gene encoding uncharacterized protein LOC127127146 isoform X3 — protein sequence MVNFQNGIMLVVPLELAITPMRVLQDPFLGPECRALFEEGDVDDRFLMMLFLTVERLRKGSLWKPYLDMLPTTFGNTLWFSEEELQELRGTNLYRATELQKKSLLNLYETKVKDLAKKLLNLDGDSEIEVCFEDFLWANSVFWSRALNIPMPRSYVFPEMQDVHQSGTPEADKKGYSISLIEVTQSDDLTKETTHSTVHGDTVWVEGLVPGIDFCNHDLKPIATWEVDGIGLTTGVPVSMYLLSAAQSPLQIDREISISYGNKGNEELLYLYGFVIDGNTDDYLMVHYPTEAINTISFSESKSQLLEVQKAEMRCLLPKTLLDNGFFPLGTKNSGVNNQCNQVCNYSWSGQRKIPSYVNKLVFPEKFMATLRTIAMQEDELFKVSSMLEELVGPEGERQLSDTDVQSAIWEVCGDSGALQVLVDLLHVKLMDLEEHSGTEESDVELLKKALIIDSPEDSKQTGNDSEGTKMMTRNKWSAIVYRRGQKQLTRLFLNEAEHALQLSMNEEMSVP from the exons ATGGTGAATTTTCAAAATG GGATTATGTTGGTTGTTCCACTAGAGTTAGCAATTACTCCCATGAGGGTGTTGCAAGATCCTTTTCTAGGACCAGAATGTAGAGCATTGTTTGAAGAAGGAGATGTAGATGACAGGTTCTTAATGATGCTGTTTTTGACCGTGGAGCGTTTGCGTAAGGGTTCTCTATGGAAGCC GTACCTTGATATGCTGCCAACCACTTTCGGAAATACACTTTGGTTTAGTGAAGAAGAACTTCAAGAGCTGAGAGGAACTAACTTGTATCGTGCAACTGAGTTACAG AAGAAAAGCCTGTTGAATTTATATGAAACTAAAGTGAAGGATTTAGCGAAGAAACTTTTGAATCTTGACGGAGATTCTGAGAT TGAGGTGTGCTTTGAAGATTTCCTGTG GGCAAATTCAGTTTTTTGGAGCCGTGCTTTGAATATTCCAATGCCTCGTTCTTATGTATTTCCTGAGATGCAAGATGTTCATCAAAGTGGCACTCCAGAAGCTGATAAAAAGGGTTATTCAATCTCTCTCAT TGAGGTTACACAATCGGATGATCTAACCAAGGAAACGACACATAGCACAGTGCATGGAGACACCGTTTGGGTTGAGGGTCTTGTCCCTGGTATTGACTTTTGCAACCATG ATTTGAAGCCAATAGCAACATGGGAAGTTGATGGAATTGGCTTAACAACAGGAGTTCCAGTCTCGATGTATCTTCTTTCCG CTGCTCAAAGTCCCTTGCAGATTGATCGAGAAATTTCCATTAGTTATGGCAACAAGGGAAATGAG GAACTTCTATATCTGTATGGCTTTGTCATTGATGGTAACACAGATGACTACCTCATG GTCCATTATCCCACAGAAGCAATAAATACTATTTCTTTTTCCGAGTCTAAAAGCCAGCTTCTTGAAGTGCAG AAAGCTGAAATGAGATGTCTTTTACCGAAAACTCTACTGGATAATGGATTTTTTCCATTAGGCACCAAAAACAGCGGGGTAAATAACCAGTGCAACCAAGTTTGCAACTATAGTTGGAGTGGTCAGCGCAAGATTCCATCTTATGTAAACAAACTCGTTTTTCCTGAGAAATTTATGGCTACCTTAAGGACCATAGCCATGCAAGAGGACGAGCTTTTCAAGGTTTCCTCAATGCTAGAAGAG CTTGTTGGACCTGAAGGGGAAAGACAGTTATCAGATACAGATGTCCAATCTGCAATATGGGAAGTTTGTGGTGATTCCGGAGCTTTACAAGTCCTAGTCGATCTTCTTCATGTCAA GTTAATGGATCTTGAAGAGCATTCTGGAACCGAGGAAAGTGACGTTGAATTGCTCAAGAAAGCCCTTATCATTGATAGCCCGGAAGATAGCAAACA AACGGGAAATGACTCGGAGGGAACAAAGATGATGACTAGAAACAAATGGTCTGCTATTGTATATAGGCGAGGTCAAAAGCAGCTAACTCGATTATTCTTGAATGAAGCAGAACATGCTCTGCAGTTATCAATGAATGAAGAGATGAGCGTTCCTTGA
- the LOC127127146 gene encoding uncharacterized protein LOC127127146 isoform X4 has protein sequence MLVVPLELAITPMRVLQDPFLGPECRALFEEGDVDDRFLMMLFLTVERLRKGSLWKPYLDMLPTTFGNTLWFSEEELQELRGTNLYRATELQKKSLLNLYETKVKDLAKKLLNLDGDSEIEVCFEDFLWANSVFWSRALNIPMPRSYVFPEMQDVHQSGTPEADKKGYSISLIEVTQSDDLTKETTHSTVHGDTVWVEGLVPGIDFCNHDLKPIATWEVDGIGLTTGVPVSMYLLSAAQSPLQIDREISISYGNKGNEELLYLYGFVIDGNTDDYLMVHYPTEAINTISFSESKSQLLEVQKAEMRCLLPKTLLDNGFFPLGTKNSGVNNQCNQVCNYSWSGQRKIPSYVNKLVFPEKFMATLRTIAMQEDELFKVSSMLEELVGPEGERQLSDTDVQSAIWEVCGDSGALQVLVDLLHVKLMDLEEHSGTEESDVELLKKALIIDSPEDSKQTGNDSEGTKMMTRNKWSAIVYRRGQKQLTRLFLNEAEHALQLSMNEEMSVP, from the exons ATGTTGGTTGTTCCACTAGAGTTAGCAATTACTCCCATGAGGGTGTTGCAAGATCCTTTTCTAGGACCAGAATGTAGAGCATTGTTTGAAGAAGGAGATGTAGATGACAGGTTCTTAATGATGCTGTTTTTGACCGTGGAGCGTTTGCGTAAGGGTTCTCTATGGAAGCC GTACCTTGATATGCTGCCAACCACTTTCGGAAATACACTTTGGTTTAGTGAAGAAGAACTTCAAGAGCTGAGAGGAACTAACTTGTATCGTGCAACTGAGTTACAG AAGAAAAGCCTGTTGAATTTATATGAAACTAAAGTGAAGGATTTAGCGAAGAAACTTTTGAATCTTGACGGAGATTCTGAGAT TGAGGTGTGCTTTGAAGATTTCCTGTG GGCAAATTCAGTTTTTTGGAGCCGTGCTTTGAATATTCCAATGCCTCGTTCTTATGTATTTCCTGAGATGCAAGATGTTCATCAAAGTGGCACTCCAGAAGCTGATAAAAAGGGTTATTCAATCTCTCTCAT TGAGGTTACACAATCGGATGATCTAACCAAGGAAACGACACATAGCACAGTGCATGGAGACACCGTTTGGGTTGAGGGTCTTGTCCCTGGTATTGACTTTTGCAACCATG ATTTGAAGCCAATAGCAACATGGGAAGTTGATGGAATTGGCTTAACAACAGGAGTTCCAGTCTCGATGTATCTTCTTTCCG CTGCTCAAAGTCCCTTGCAGATTGATCGAGAAATTTCCATTAGTTATGGCAACAAGGGAAATGAG GAACTTCTATATCTGTATGGCTTTGTCATTGATGGTAACACAGATGACTACCTCATG GTCCATTATCCCACAGAAGCAATAAATACTATTTCTTTTTCCGAGTCTAAAAGCCAGCTTCTTGAAGTGCAG AAAGCTGAAATGAGATGTCTTTTACCGAAAACTCTACTGGATAATGGATTTTTTCCATTAGGCACCAAAAACAGCGGGGTAAATAACCAGTGCAACCAAGTTTGCAACTATAGTTGGAGTGGTCAGCGCAAGATTCCATCTTATGTAAACAAACTCGTTTTTCCTGAGAAATTTATGGCTACCTTAAGGACCATAGCCATGCAAGAGGACGAGCTTTTCAAGGTTTCCTCAATGCTAGAAGAG CTTGTTGGACCTGAAGGGGAAAGACAGTTATCAGATACAGATGTCCAATCTGCAATATGGGAAGTTTGTGGTGATTCCGGAGCTTTACAAGTCCTAGTCGATCTTCTTCATGTCAA GTTAATGGATCTTGAAGAGCATTCTGGAACCGAGGAAAGTGACGTTGAATTGCTCAAGAAAGCCCTTATCATTGATAGCCCGGAAGATAGCAAACA AACGGGAAATGACTCGGAGGGAACAAAGATGATGACTAGAAACAAATGGTCTGCTATTGTATATAGGCGAGGTCAAAAGCAGCTAACTCGATTATTCTTGAATGAAGCAGAACATGCTCTGCAGTTATCAATGAATGAAGAGATGAGCGTTCCTTGA
- the LOC127127146 gene encoding uncharacterized protein LOC127127146 isoform X5 encodes MYLDMLPTTFGNTLWFSEEELQELRGTNLYRATELQKKSLLNLYETKVKDLAKKLLNLDGDSEIEVCFEDFLWANSVFWSRALNIPMPRSYVFPEMQDVHQSGTPEADKKGYSISLIEVTQSDDLTKETTHSTVHGDTVWVEGLVPGIDFCNHDLKPIATWEVDGIGLTTGVPVSMYLLSAAQSPLQIDREISISYGNKGNEELLYLYGFVIDGNTDDYLMVHYPTEAINTISFSESKSQLLEVQKAEMRCLLPKTLLDNGFFPLGTKNSGVNNQCNQVCNYSWSGQRKIPSYVNKLVFPEKFMATLRTIAMQEDELFKVSSMLEELVGPEGERQLSDTDVQSAIWEVCGDSGALQVLVDLLHVKLMDLEEHSGTEESDVELLKKALIIDSPEDSKQTGNDSEGTKMMTRNKWSAIVYRRGQKQLTRLFLNEAEHALQLSMNEEMSVP; translated from the exons AT GTACCTTGATATGCTGCCAACCACTTTCGGAAATACACTTTGGTTTAGTGAAGAAGAACTTCAAGAGCTGAGAGGAACTAACTTGTATCGTGCAACTGAGTTACAG AAGAAAAGCCTGTTGAATTTATATGAAACTAAAGTGAAGGATTTAGCGAAGAAACTTTTGAATCTTGACGGAGATTCTGAGAT TGAGGTGTGCTTTGAAGATTTCCTGTG GGCAAATTCAGTTTTTTGGAGCCGTGCTTTGAATATTCCAATGCCTCGTTCTTATGTATTTCCTGAGATGCAAGATGTTCATCAAAGTGGCACTCCAGAAGCTGATAAAAAGGGTTATTCAATCTCTCTCAT TGAGGTTACACAATCGGATGATCTAACCAAGGAAACGACACATAGCACAGTGCATGGAGACACCGTTTGGGTTGAGGGTCTTGTCCCTGGTATTGACTTTTGCAACCATG ATTTGAAGCCAATAGCAACATGGGAAGTTGATGGAATTGGCTTAACAACAGGAGTTCCAGTCTCGATGTATCTTCTTTCCG CTGCTCAAAGTCCCTTGCAGATTGATCGAGAAATTTCCATTAGTTATGGCAACAAGGGAAATGAG GAACTTCTATATCTGTATGGCTTTGTCATTGATGGTAACACAGATGACTACCTCATG GTCCATTATCCCACAGAAGCAATAAATACTATTTCTTTTTCCGAGTCTAAAAGCCAGCTTCTTGAAGTGCAG AAAGCTGAAATGAGATGTCTTTTACCGAAAACTCTACTGGATAATGGATTTTTTCCATTAGGCACCAAAAACAGCGGGGTAAATAACCAGTGCAACCAAGTTTGCAACTATAGTTGGAGTGGTCAGCGCAAGATTCCATCTTATGTAAACAAACTCGTTTTTCCTGAGAAATTTATGGCTACCTTAAGGACCATAGCCATGCAAGAGGACGAGCTTTTCAAGGTTTCCTCAATGCTAGAAGAG CTTGTTGGACCTGAAGGGGAAAGACAGTTATCAGATACAGATGTCCAATCTGCAATATGGGAAGTTTGTGGTGATTCCGGAGCTTTACAAGTCCTAGTCGATCTTCTTCATGTCAA GTTAATGGATCTTGAAGAGCATTCTGGAACCGAGGAAAGTGACGTTGAATTGCTCAAGAAAGCCCTTATCATTGATAGCCCGGAAGATAGCAAACA AACGGGAAATGACTCGGAGGGAACAAAGATGATGACTAGAAACAAATGGTCTGCTATTGTATATAGGCGAGGTCAAAAGCAGCTAACTCGATTATTCTTGAATGAAGCAGAACATGCTCTGCAGTTATCAATGAATGAAGAGATGAGCGTTCCTTGA